In Sphingomonas sp. M1-B02, the sequence GTCGGCGCAAATAACTATGTCGTCATTGCAAATACAAAGGGCTATTCTGATCGAGCGGGAGTCGTTTGGAGTATGGGGAGCAGGGCTGCAAACGTTCACAATGTATTCTTATTGACTGCTGCGGAGACCGGGTATCTCGGTGCTATCGCCTTTTCATGTATACTCTTTGTAGGCGCTATCGTTGCGTTTAACCTAGGCTGGACCAGGCGAGGAGCTTTTCCATATGCTGATTTGTGCCTTGGAATAAGCGTCATGGCGTCGATTGTAACCGTTCACAGTCTATACGAGTGGGTATTAATTACACAGGAGCCGCAATATCTTTTGGCTATAGTACTGGGAATGTCGGCAGGTCTCAACTACCAGCGTACCCTGAATGCGCGAAGCGAGATACCAAATGGCCGTCACACTCGGGGACGAGCCAAGCCGATGCCGCAAGCGATCGAATCCATGGTGGCAAGATGAGCAACGAAATAACGCGATTGCGCCCCCACCAGCGCCTGCTGATCTTGCTGTCACTCTTTCTACTGTGGCCCGCGGCCGTAAATGGAGGCGCATTCTATTTTCCCGATACGACGGCATACATACGGGGAGTCGATGCCGCGCTAAATCGTGCAATTGGCTGGCGCAGTATTTGGACTGATAGTGCAGTCCTTCCTGTCAAAGCGACGACGACCGACCCACAGGCCAGGACCGTGGAATCCGCGTCTCGCGTTGTATCTCGCCCGATCCTGCTCGGCCGATCGGTTTATTACGGTGTACTGCCTTTCGGCGGTGTCGTGCTGGGTTCACAATGGTTCACCATTTTAGTTCAGGTCCTCCTCGGCGGCGTCGTGATAATCGGGGTAGTTCGGCACTTCGTCGATCCATCCCAACAGGCGTTTTCCTGGACGTGTTCCCTCGCATTTGGAATCCTTGCAGTTGGAACACTCCCCTTCTTTCTAACGATACTGATGCCCGACTTCATGGCTGGTATTGCCATTTTGGCGGCTGCAATGCTTATTGCAGGTTGGAAGCGCGAGACGGGAGTGGGACGCGCGCTCTGGTTTGTCGTCATCGTGGCCGCCGCATTGATGCACAGCGCCAATATACTCATTTTGCTTACAATCGCTCTCTCCGCCCTTGCTTGGGCAGGGCTTACCCGGGGCCGTGGAATTGCGCGTACCGCCATGGTGATCGCGGCGGCAGCCTCCTTGGGCCTTGTTGGCGAGTTCGCTTTCGGAGCAGCCGTGGCAAAAGTCACCGGTGTGGCGCCGATCAGGCCCCCTTTTATCACCGCACGCCTAGTCGAAGACGGCCCGGGAACCGCGTACCTGAACCAGAACTGCCCCGCGTCTGGCTTTTTGCTGTGCAAGTTTCGCAACCGGCTGCCACTACCAAGCGACTCTTTCCTCTGGAGCCCCTCGCCTCGCGATGGCGTATTCTCGGCAGTTTCGTTCGAGGAACGGCGCTCGCTCGCTGCGGAGCAGGGTCGGTTCGTTTCAGCGGTCGCAATCTCAAGTCCTTTTGATGTCGTGGCCTCAGCTATGCAGGCCGCAGGCCGGCAATTTTCGATGTTAGGATTGATGGAGTTTAATTATCCTCCCACCGGCCACCTAGAACGCATGCCCGCCCAAGTGATGGTTGAAATTGAGCGTACCCGGGCCTACGCGCGGACGATGCCGGTTAACGCGGTCGAATTGATGCTCTGGCCGACATTAGTTTTGTCTTTGATAATTCTAGTCGGTGATCTTTCATTTCACCAGGCTAGCAAGGTCTCCGGATATAGCTCGGTGGTGCTGATTGGATGGATCGCGAATAATATCGTTTGTGGCGTCCTTTCGACGCCGCACGAGCGCTATAATGCACGCGTGGTTTGGGTACTTATGCTAGTAGCGCTTTTAGTTACGGCTCGATATCTGATGGCGCGCATCCACAGCCGCCCGCCCATAAGCGGGGGGTAGTCTCCTGAGACATCCCGCTGCCCATTTCCCGATACGGAAAGGCGGAAAGCCCCGGCACTGGATGGGTACGGCGCGAAATTGGTGGTCGACGGCCCATAGACCTTGACGGCGGCTTCGTCTGAGGCCTTAACTTGCGGTACGCCTCCTCCATCCTGTCGTTGCCCCCGGTTCAATTATCTTGACTAGCTGCCTCGCGAGATTGGAGCGCCGTTGCCACTTACTGGGACCAAAGCGCGACTGAATGAAACGACTGTCTTTCAGGACGGTGGTGCTTCGCAATGCAGCGTTTTAGGCGATGCAGATAATAACCCTTTTCAACTCAGCGCATTCCGAGCAACGGGACCGAACATGTTCGATGACTTTGAAATTCTCCGGGTAATCAGCCTGCCTCAGCGTCGGGATCGTCGCCGCGAGATGGAAAGCGAAATTGCTCGGGCCGGATTGGCCGGCGATCCACGGATTGCTTTTTTTGATGCGCTACGGCCTTCAGACGCCGGGCCATTCTCTTCTATTGGCGCACGGGGATGTTACCAGAGCCACGTTAAAATTCTCGAGGAAGCTGTCCGAAAAAAAGCATCGGTTCTTATCCTAGAGGATGATTGCGATCTCGCGCCTGATGCAGGCAGCATCTCTCTGGGTTCAGGCTGGCAGATTTTCTACGGCGGCTACATGCCCGCTGAGCCCAATAATTTACAGCATAGCGACATCATTGGCTCGCATATGATGGGCTTCAGTCGTGAAGGAGCACAGCTAGTGCTAGAATATCTCCGAAACCTGGATGTCGACGGCAAGCACCCGCCAATCGACGCCGCATATATTTGGTTTCGTCGCGCCCATCCCGAAGTCACGACGGTTTTCGCTCAGCCGCCGATTGGTCACCAACGGCCATCGCGTAGCGATATTGAACCCGGCGCTATTTACAACCGGCTATGGGGAGTGCGGGACATGGTTGCATCAGTTCGCCGGTTGCGTCGGACCTTGACCCGTCGCAGCATCTGATGGACGCGGGCATCTCAATTGGTTTTTGCATCCTCTCCCACAAGGATGCGCTGCAACTTTTACAGCTCGTTAACACCCTTAATGAGATCTACAATTTTCCTCCGATTGCCTGTCATCATGACATAACTCAGTCCCCAATTGATGTTGGTCACTTTCCTGACAACGTCGTATTTGTTAGGCCAATTAAAACTGGTTGGGCTCGCATGTCTGTCGTTCTGGCGGGCCTACGCACGATCAGTGCGTTGTTCGACCGTTTTAGACCAGATTGGTTCGTACTTTTGAGTGCCACGGACTATCCCGTCAGCAGTGCAAGCAGCCTTCGTAATCTCTTAACCTCGACGGAATGCGACACGTTCATTGACGCTAGACCGCTACTCATCCAGAATGATTCGGTGATCACTACCGTTGGATCATTAAATCCGGCGCTCGACCATTTTGGGTCAGCAGCTAACTTTCGGTTGAAGCAAAGGTTTTACCTTTCGCCAGAATGGTGGGTCCCAATCTTGCGTTTTAAGCCCCGTCTGCGAATAGGCCGATTTACTGTCCGGTGGCCGTGGATTAGTCGGCCCGTAAGGAGCAGCCGGCTCAATTTCTATTATGGTGATCATTGGTTCATGGGGAATGCCCGAACTGCCGAGGCGTTAGGCAAAGATAGTCTGACGCGACGTTTTCTTATGAAGCATCTGGCCAAGCGAACCACGGTTGATGAATGCTTCTACCAGACGATGATAATGAGTTCTTCCGATCTCACCGTTTGCATTGATAATCACCGCTTCGCCGAATGGAATGGCGGCGGTGCTCATCCGATGGAACTCACTGCCGAACAAATACCAGAAATTCGCGCTTCCGGTGCCTTTTTTGCCCGAAAATTTGCTAAGTCCTCAGATGCTATTGTACTAATCCACAAGCAATTGCTGGATTTGCCCCCCCCGATAAATGTGCAAAGTAATCCCCCAGTACCGGATAATGGAGGCGTGCAAATTTAGGCTCGCCGTCGGCTCACGCTAGAACGAAGTGGTTTTCCCCTACGTATGAACAGATAATTTCGGGGCATCGACTAATAATCTTGTCGCTGCTGCATGCTAGAACCGTGACTGCTGCCGCACAATATGTCTTGGTACAAGATCCTCTGATTGTCGTGTGGATGTCTTATGTCGGGTTTCGCAAAAAATTAAGATGCGTTCAGATAGTTTACCTCCGCCCGCCTCTGCAGGTCTCTATATCGTTGGATATTTCAATGACTGATGTTTCTGTCGTACTCGCGACGTATAATGGTGCCTCGTTTCTCTCGAGGCAGCTCCAAACACTCGCGGATCAGACAGACCTGCCTAGCGAGTTGATTATTTGCGATGATTGCTCGATAGACGATACAGTCTCGATTGTTCGAGATTTCGCGGTCAACGCGCCTTTTCCTGTGCGGCTGGAGATTAACGAGAGGCGACTAAATTTTCGTCACAATTTTTTTAAGGGGGTGGGCCGCGCGGCTTCAGACTTGATAATGTTCTGCGATCAGGATGACGCTTGGTCTCCGCATAAGATAGCGACCATGAAGCAAGTCTTCATCGCCAACCCAAAGCTGCTCCTCGCCTACCATCATGCCACAGTTGTAGACGCTGAAGAGCGTCCGCTGAGGCCTATTAGCGAGCCGGTTAAACAACAGATGGTTCTAAGTCTCGACGTTCCTCCCCCTTGGCACTTCGCCCGCGGCTTATTGCAGACGTTCCGACGCGAACTCACCCATTTTGACGACCTGCTTCCACTTAGTCGAGAGCATTTCAGCGACGACATTCTCGGCCATGACCGGTGGTACTTCATGCTCGCCCTTGCCCAGAAGCGCGTCGGCTTCGTGAACAGCGACCTTGTGATGTATCGTCAACATGGGGCTAATGCCTTCGGCTCGGACTCAAGCCCTTCGTTCTGGGGCCGAGTTGCCCAGCGGCTCTACCATCATTCCGAAGCTGACAGATACGGCGCGGCGGGCGCACGCTCTCGCGCAGCGGTCCTAAGCCGCATGATATCACGGGTGGATTGTCAAACCCGACCTGGCCTCGAAAAGCTCGCCGAATCCTACAGTACCTACGCCGATCGCTTGGATCGCCGCCACAGGACCTATACAGCACCTTCATTTGCGGGGCGCATTCGAGCTTTGGGCCGATCGCTTGGGCACGGCGATTATTGTGGCAATCCTTGGGGGTTCGATGGGCGCTCATTAGCCCGGGATTCTTTGGCCGGAGTACTTAAACTCCACGCAGGCTAGGATCAGCTGCGTTATCTGGGCTTGCGCCTTTCTAGACTTCAAGGGATGTATGAACAGTGACGCCGAAAATTCATCGCGGTGGGTGGGGGCTTAGCGATCTCTGCACAACTACTAAACGAAATGGAAATCTTTTACTCACAAGGCGCATGACAGAAGTGTCGGCTTTACCGCCATGATTGGCAAAGCGCTATTTGGGGGCGTTCTCTTGCCCGGTGATAATGCGAGACTACGACCGCGATTGGCCCATGCCGGCATGTTGGGTTTGCGCGCTCGAGCTACGCGACTAGAGTGCAACGCAGGGAGCTTGCAAGTGGGGCAAATACCAGCGCTCGACGGCTTCAGAGCGATCGCCATTTTGATTGTGATGGTCTCCCACGCTGGACTGGGCAGAGTCATCCCCGGCGGTTTCGGCGTCACTATCTTTTTTTTCCTTAGCGGCTATTTGATCACCACGATGTTGCGGCGTGAGGTGGCGCAGACCGGTAAAGTAAATTTAAGGGCATTTTATCTCCGGCGTAGCTTGAGGATATTTCCGCCATTCTATATCACGCTGTTCTTAGTAGCTGCTATAGGTGTCGCGGGCCTTTTCGGGGAAGATGTTCACGCACAATTTTTAGTTTGGGATGCTTTTTTTCTGAGCAACTATGCTCAGCAGATCGCCGCATACAGCAACGTTCCTATCCCGCTGTGGTCACTAAATGTAGAGGAGCATTTCTATATCGGATTTTCTCTACTGTTTGCTCGCGTGTTCGTGTCAATGCAGCCCCGCCGGTCTGCCACAATTTGCCTATCGCTTTGCGCGGCCGTGCTCTGCATCCGGATAGCAAATGTGGCGCTGTTGGATGAATATTCGAGTAACTATTACTGGTCGCATACGCGTATTGACTCGATCCTTTTTGGCTCGTGTCTGGCTTTGTGGAATAACCCGGTCGCGGATGAGAATCCGTGGAAACCATCTCGGGCACACCTGCTTTCGGCGATCGGGGTCTTATTGATATGCTTTGCGGTCCGAAATCCGGTGTTTCGTGAGACGTTCCGGTATACGCTGCAAGGCGCGTGTCTGTTCATTGTCTTCAGCGCCGCGATCCAGGCGAGGGGCTTTTTCTACACGCTGCTCAACTGTGAGGTAGCGCGCCGCGTCGCTCTACTTTCTTACACGCTATATCTAGCCCATTTTCCGCTAATCGCGCTCTTTACGTACCTCGGCGTCCCTTTCGCAGCTTTGTTCGGTATCGCCGCCTCGGTCGTCTACGCGACGGTGATGTATAAAATGATCGAGAAACCCTGCGGCAGCTTGAGGCGGCGCTTGGAGCATCGCGGAAAGTCGGTGATTGCAGCCGAGCCCCAGCCTAAGCCGTTAACTGAATCTAGAGGGGTCGAGAGTATACCTTGAACATCTTACTGGGCGGGTTTGGCATGGCATATTCAATAAAGCTTTTTGGCGTCCTCGCACTTGCAACCGTAGGAACGGCCTGGGCGAGCGGGCCGGGTCTCTTCAACATGAAACCCGCGAAGCCTGGTTCTGTCGTCGTCCTGGGACCTGCAATCGGGCCCTCCGTACCTGAGCCCATCCCCATGCCGGTCCCTACGCCGTCCCCGACGCCACGAACTTCCAAGCCGTTCGTGCTTTCTGAGGGAGACAGCATCTCTGTATTCTGGAATGGCAATCACACCGGCATCTATGCTGGTGCGAATCCTAACGTGAGGTTCTCTGGGCGAGCGGTAGGCGGCTCCACGATCTTGAACGGTTCAAATAGTTTGGAGGCGCGTTTCGCTAGCGATGCCGCTTTGAAGCCTGAATACGTAACTATCCTAATAGGTGCCAACGATCTGGGTGATGGCACCTTCCAAAGCGCGGATGACTGGCTAAACGCATTATGGGCGTACACGGCAAAATGGAAGGCTTTGGGCGCGAAAGTTGCCGTCGGCACAGTCCTGCCGATCTGCATCCCTTCTTTCGCTGACTATACCAGAAGGCACACCGAACGCCGGCTGGTCGCAAATTCCGCTATACGCGCGGCCGTAAGCGGAAAAATCGACGCAGTTATCGATTACGCCGCTGACCCCATTATGGGGCCGGACGCCGCAGCTTGTGATCGTAACCTCTACCCGGACGGTCTGCATCCGTCAGATGGCGGCGGAACTGGTATAGGCGGGCAAGGCAAGCTCGCTGTTATATACGCGGCTGCCTTGAATAATTTGCTTAAGCAGTAGCTTAGTTTGCACAGGCACCCTTGAGACTGTCCTTCGGTACTCCGCTGGTCGGAGACCATACGGCCGGGTATTTTCGCGTCCTTGAAGCTCCGGCAGGACGAATCCTCGGTGAGATCTTCAATTCGCAGCCTTTTGGGCCATAGCACCCGGGTCGTGTTGGGCATTTGGACCTTATCCATCCTCGCGTGCCGAGATCGTTACAACG encodes:
- a CDS encoding beta-1,6-N-acetylglucosaminyltransferase, producing the protein MDAGISIGFCILSHKDALQLLQLVNTLNEIYNFPPIACHHDITQSPIDVGHFPDNVVFVRPIKTGWARMSVVLAGLRTISALFDRFRPDWFVLLSATDYPVSSASSLRNLLTSTECDTFIDARPLLIQNDSVITTVGSLNPALDHFGSAANFRLKQRFYLSPEWWVPILRFKPRLRIGRFTVRWPWISRPVRSSRLNFYYGDHWFMGNARTAEALGKDSLTRRFLMKHLAKRTTVDECFYQTMIMSSSDLTVCIDNHRFAEWNGGGAHPMELTAEQIPEIRASGAFFARKFAKSSDAIVLIHKQLLDLPPPINVQSNPPVPDNGGVQI
- a CDS encoding SGNH/GDSL hydrolase family protein encodes the protein MPVPTPSPTPRTSKPFVLSEGDSISVFWNGNHTGIYAGANPNVRFSGRAVGGSTILNGSNSLEARFASDAALKPEYVTILIGANDLGDGTFQSADDWLNALWAYTAKWKALGAKVAVGTVLPICIPSFADYTRRHTERRLVANSAIRAAVSGKIDAVIDYAADPIMGPDAAACDRNLYPDGLHPSDGGGTGIGGQGKLAVIYAAALNNLLKQ
- a CDS encoding glycosyltransferase, whose amino-acid sequence is MTDVSVVLATYNGASFLSRQLQTLADQTDLPSELIICDDCSIDDTVSIVRDFAVNAPFPVRLEINERRLNFRHNFFKGVGRAASDLIMFCDQDDAWSPHKIATMKQVFIANPKLLLAYHHATVVDAEERPLRPISEPVKQQMVLSLDVPPPWHFARGLLQTFRRELTHFDDLLPLSREHFSDDILGHDRWYFMLALAQKRVGFVNSDLVMYRQHGANAFGSDSSPSFWGRVAQRLYHHSEADRYGAAGARSRAAVLSRMISRVDCQTRPGLEKLAESYSTYADRLDRRHRTYTAPSFAGRIRALGRSLGHGDYCGNPWGFDGRSLARDSLAGVLKLHAG
- a CDS encoding acyltransferase family protein; amino-acid sequence: MGQIPALDGFRAIAILIVMVSHAGLGRVIPGGFGVTIFFFLSGYLITTMLRREVAQTGKVNLRAFYLRRSLRIFPPFYITLFLVAAIGVAGLFGEDVHAQFLVWDAFFLSNYAQQIAAYSNVPIPLWSLNVEEHFYIGFSLLFARVFVSMQPRRSATICLSLCAAVLCIRIANVALLDEYSSNYYWSHTRIDSILFGSCLALWNNPVADENPWKPSRAHLLSAIGVLLICFAVRNPVFRETFRYTLQGACLFIVFSAAIQARGFFYTLLNCEVARRVALLSYTLYLAHFPLIALFTYLGVPFAALFGIAASVVYATVMYKMIEKPCGSLRRRLEHRGKSVIAAEPQPKPLTESRGVESIP
- a CDS encoding glycosyltransferase family 25 protein gives rise to the protein MFDDFEILRVISLPQRRDRRREMESEIARAGLAGDPRIAFFDALRPSDAGPFSSIGARGCYQSHVKILEEAVRKKASVLILEDDCDLAPDAGSISLGSGWQIFYGGYMPAEPNNLQHSDIIGSHMMGFSREGAQLVLEYLRNLDVDGKHPPIDAAYIWFRRAHPEVTTVFAQPPIGHQRPSRSDIEPGAIYNRLWGVRDMVASVRRLRRTLTRRSI